The Ictidomys tridecemlineatus isolate mIctTri1 chromosome 6, mIctTri1.hap1, whole genome shotgun sequence genome includes a region encoding these proteins:
- the LOC101973374 gene encoding olfactory receptor 6C4 — protein MKNQTYLTEFILLGLTDILEVQIVIFILLLLTYVFSISGNLTIIILTLLDSHLQTPMYFFLRNFSFLEISFTSTFTPRLLFSISSGNKTISFAGCFTQYFFAIFFGATEFYLLTAMSYDRYVAICKPLHYTTIMNSKVCIQLVLCSWICGFLIILFPIILTSQLDFCGSNVLNHYYCDYGPLIEISCSDTSLLELFDFILALLTLVVTLMLVVLSYTNIIRTILKIPSAQQRKKAFSTCSSHMIVISLSYGSCIFMYIKPSAKEGVAFNKGIAVLNTSVAPLLNPFIYTLRNKQVKQAFRDMARKIVSI, from the coding sequence atgaaaaaccaaactTATCTTACAGAATTCATTCTGCTGGGACTAACAGACATCTTAGAGGTtcaaattgtaatttttatactTCTCCTCCTCACCTATGTATTCAGCATCAGTGGAAATCTGACAATCATCATCCTCACACTGCTGGACTCCCACCTCCAGACtcccatgtatttcttcctccGGAATTTCTCATTCCTGGAAATTTCCTTTACATCTACTTTCACTCCTAGGCTACTATTCAGCATCTCATCTGGGAATAAGACTATCAGCTTTGCTGGTTGCTTTACTCAGTACTTCTTTGCTATTTTCTTTGGGGCCACTGAATTTTACCTTCTGACTGCCAtgtcctatgaccgctatgtggccatctgcaaacctCTGCATTATACCACCATCATGAACAGCAAGGTCTGCATCCAACTAGTACTCTGCTCTTGGATTTGTGGCTTCCTGATCATCTTATTCCCAATCATCCTGACCAGTCAGTTAGATTTCTGTGGGTCCAATGTGCTGAATCATTATTATTGTGACTATGGACCCCTCATAGAAATATCTTGCTCAGACACAAGTCTACTAGAACTCTTTGACTTTATTTTAGCACTTCTGACCTTAGTGGTCACCCTAATGCTAGTAGTTCTCTCCTACACAAACATCATCAGGACCATTCTGAAGATCCCCTCAGCTCAGCAGAGGAAAAAGGCCTTTTCCACATGTTCTTCCCACATGATTgtcatctctctctcttatgGAAGCTGCATCTTCATGTACATTAAGCCTTCAGCAAAAGAAGGAGTTGCCTTCAATAAGGGAATAGCTGTGCTCAATACATCAGTTGCCCCTTTACTGAACCCATTCATTTATACTCTGAGGAATAAACAGGTAAAACAAGCCTTCAGGGATATGGCCAGAAAAATTGTGAGTATTTAA